Within Peromyscus leucopus breed LL Stock chromosome 7, UCI_PerLeu_2.1, whole genome shotgun sequence, the genomic segment AAAAAAGATTGTACCAATTTATGTTACCACTGGCCAGGCATGTGAATGTGTATTTCCCCACACCCTGTTGGCCCTCAGGATGTTACCTGCCTTTACCTTCTGTTCTGGTAGGTAAAACTGTGTCTGGCAGTTAGAGCCAGTCTTGGACCTTTTAAAAAAGTGGGTAAGCATTTTTATCTACTGAATTTTCAGCGTCATCCTTTACCTTATTTGACAAGGCTTGTTTTCTGTATTGTCTTAACAGTATTTAGGTAACTTTTCTGTGAGACCTCTGATTTCCTGATACTCTGTGGGTGGTTGCTATGGAGGAGCACCTAGTTTTTTAATGTGTTGACCCTGTTATCCATCATCCTTGCCAGTCTTGAAAACAATTGTGTGTTCTCTGTGGCTTTCTGTTCTGGTTTCTTTGGGGTCTCCTAAGGGTGCTCCAAAAGAACCACTGAgtttacccattttttttttttttgtttttgtttttgtttttttttcgagacagggtttctctgtgtagctttgcgcctttcctggaactcacttggtagcccaggctggcctcgaacttacagagatccgcctgcctctgcctcccgagtgctgggattaaaggcatgcgccaccaccgcccggccccattttttttttttaattttaattttttattaaggaatttttttaattcattttacataccaatcacagatccccatGAGTTTACCCACTTTGAGAGGGGATTAGGGCAGCTGAGGGGAAGGTGACTCCTATCTGCTGAGTATGCCCAGTGAGGACAGAGATGTGATCATTATAACAGAAGCATCCTTGGGATCTGACACCTAGTGGACACTCAAGGTCGGAGGCAAGTCGATGTGTTACCGTAGAGTATGTTTTTCAAACCTTGAGCAAGAACTATGGCTGATGGGCTCCCTGACACAGGAGTTTCCTGACTCCTGCTACACATAGGAACCACCAGGAGACATGTTGGGAATACAGGCTACACTGTACAGATCAGGGCTCAGTGGCTCCCTCAGCAGCCTAGATTGAGGAGCATTGGTGGGCCAGCGTGTAAACCTTGAGTGCAGCTGGAGACAGACTGGGCTTTCTCCTCCTTTGGCCCTGCAGTGGGCTCTGCTTAGACAATTGGAGAGCCCATCCCTGAGATCCCAAGACCTTGAGGCTGCTGAGGGCAGTGAGTCCCCTGTACGTGGTGACCTTTTAGGACCCAGAATGGGAAGTAGCCAGACCATGGAGTAGATCCTGCTGAGCTGGCTCGGTCCAGGAGCAGCTAAGGGAAGTGATTGGATTTAGGTGCTGGGCACCAGTGGCGCTTGACTTGTCTGGTCAAATAGTGAGTTGTTTCTGGTCCCTGCTGGgaaggacggggggggggggggggggggggcagccatgGTTGTCCCAGAGAGCACTGTTGAATGAGTTTCTGCTGCCTACAGCTGAGATCCCCAAGCTGTTAAAAGTGGTAACCTCTTGCTTTTAATTAGCATTTGACTAGAAAGTCTTCCTCTTCGAGGTAGCACCTTGCACAAGGCCAGCTGTGCCCCTCCTGCTGGTGGTGGAATTCAGAGATAGGGAGAGGCTTGCCTGAGGCTGCCCAAGGGTAGTCAGACCCCCTCCTCTGACACAAGAGGCCACATTCTCCCTTCTGCTGTCTCTGAGCTGCCCTCTGACAGGAGAGGCTAGAGTTATTTATGTTCAGTTATGCCAGCTCCTTCTTCGTCTGGCACTGTCTCCCTGTGTAGTTGGTTCCTAGCCACTGACGTTGTGACCTGACCCACAGGAGAACGGGGAAGCTGACTAGAATTCATCTGGGGCCTTATTTCCCCCTGGTATAAATTGAGATCCAAGCGttgctttccattttctctgGATGCTGGCGAGCAGGCTGTTTACCCATCACCCACTGGAGCCCGCTGACATTGCAGTACCTGTCAGGGATGATGATAAATATCTAGGccaaaggtttttaaaaaatctttgccGTGGAATGGGATGATCCATCAGGATGACAAGGTATTTTCAAGGAATAAAGAAAGCTGTAATATGGCTACCTTAGAATCCAGTCAGCCTGTTTGCTCGCCTGCTCCAAGTCCCCTGCTCCACTCCTCctagggaagacctgcccacctTGAAAGGCTTAGGTCAGAGTTCACATCTTTCTTCCCACCCTTCTGCACACCACCCTATTCCCATCCATTCCTATGTCCACCAGTTCTCTAGGCCACTTTGCAGACCACCCTTCATCCTGTATATGGGACCCCACCCCCTGACTGCCTTGGACAGAGAAACAGCAGCTGTGTGCCCTCTGGAAGGGTGAGCTCTGTCAGGGCATCTTGGCAAGTACCAACCCTGTGACTGTCTGGGTTGAGTGAGCTGTAGGAGTCGGGTTGGGCGTGGCAGGGTAGGACAAGGGTGACCAGGGTAGCTTCCCGGTTTTCTGACCCAAGCAGGTTTGTCGTGGCTGAGTCTTCCTTTGCTAACTCCGCTGTCCTTCGTGGGAGGAGACCAAGCCCTGAATTAAGTCACTCTCCAAACATCCCCGTGTGCGTATCTTATGTGTCACAGGTGGGTGTGGTGTCTGGTCACCTCAAAGGGTGTTGATGAGCAAAATAACACTTCCAGAAGGATGTCAGCATCTGGTTCTTTCCCATTCTGTCTGCCACATACTCTGCCAAGAAGCAGTGatggctggaccctcccccacccccaaaagagcCTGTCCTCAGCTCAGAGCCCTGGTTCCAGAGAGCTGTTTGGGGGTCTTTGTACCCTAAGATGGAAAggagaccacaacccatagaaggCCCAGCCTTGTTTAAGCCAGCCCACCTTTCTGCTCCATTGAGGAAGATCAGAGGATGGAGGCAGGCATTGGTGGTGAACACTGAGGAGCCCCTTTCAACAACTCCCCGCTCCTCCTTCCTAGGCCAGTGTTTGCTCACAGTTTTGCCTCTGGCAGCTGACATTTGCCTAGGTACCTGGATAGGTAGGCAGTGTCGGTGAGTAAGCCACAGCTCCCACAGCTGGCTTCTGTGGTGCAGGCTCAGCTCTCACGGGGTAGGGCGTGTCACGGAGGGACACCGAGGGCAGTAGTTTCCTCTGGTAGATGGTGAGGGGGGCCACTGAGGGCTGTACACCACGAACCTGAGTGTCTTCCCCAGTGAGCTGCCTCCAGGCCACCCACCGGTTACTTCTTGTCCCCAACAGTGTTCTTATTCCCAATGTCCTCTGAGTGTGCCAATGTCCTGTGTTGACACGTTTGCCTTAGCCGAGCTGCTGCCGCCTCTCAGGTCCTACTCCCCTGCCGCAGGATGCctgatctcattctgtagccctccTGAGCTACTCTCCAGCCTCACCCACCTGCATCTTCCTGGCTGTCCCAGGGATCAATGAAGCTCTGGCAGCCTGGGAGCTTCAGCCACCTGGGTCCAGGCCTCTCCTGTCCCTAGCTGCTGAGACTGAGCACAGCTGAAGGCTCGTCTAAGTGGCAGAGCTCTGTTCTCCCAGACTCCGGCTTCTGAATTGAGCCCCTGGACACGGGTAAGAGAGGAGGACCCCAGCAGAGGAAGAATGTGCCCTTTATTCCTTCTGGAAGAAATGCACTGGGAATAGCCAGCACCCATCCCATCCCTAGGGCAACCAAGCTTGAGTCTGGCCCCACGAGGCCTGGGCAGTGATGAGAACGGTCCTGACCTCACCATCAGGGCAGAGGTGCATGGGCACTACTGTTCTTTCCTCAGAGCTTCTCCAAGTAGGACCCAGGAACAAACCCACGCTGTCCATTCCGTTCCACGGTCCACCAGCCATCCTCTCCTTCCGAGATAACCACCAGAATGTCTCCTGCAGAAATGTCCAGCTCATCGGAATTCTGGGCAAGAAATGGCAAGTGCATGAGCTGGGAGGGCCCCCTGGGTGGGCTCTGGTCGGGCACACCCCTCCTTGGCAGCCCCTGCATGCTTATCCCAGGGTATCTAGTCTGCTGACTCATGCTCAGGCCTCCAGGGTAGTTCCTTTGGAGATAGACAGGCTGTGGGGTTCCCCACGAGACTTGGCCTCCTAACTTGCTCGGGTTGTCATGGAGACCTCCTGTCCTGGGCTTCTCTCACTGCTCCAACCACTGCAGCATCTCAAAGGCGTTTGTCACACCCCAAGGGCAAGCTCTCCTGgacttaactacagagccatctacTGTCACCTCAGTACCTCAGTACTCTACAGGCCTGTGTCCCCGAATGTGACCTCAGTTAGTGCAGCCCATATGTACCCAGCCTGCCTACACGCGTGGGTATTTTGGCTGAAGTTCAGGGAGGGCCTGCCTTTCAGGGCTACACCCCTCCCTCACTTCAGGGCTAGCTCTGGACTCCATCTCAGCATAGTTGCTCTGCAGCTGCCCTGGTGACCTTTCTCCAAGGATGCCAGAAAATCAGTCGTTCCAGGGCAGCTGAAGGACTCATTGTGGTCATTGTGGCTCTCTGAGGCCACAGCTAGGAAAGAAGGCCTGACCCCCAACCCATCATCCACAGTAGCCCTGTCAGCCTTGTGGACTCCACATGTGCAGATCTGAGCAGCTGTCGGCCCGGCAGATGTTCACTCAGCTCTTCCAGTCTCCGGTGCTGGTCTAAATGCCCACACCCTAGGCATGTTCCCAGGCACTGGTGCCCTCGAGCCGGAGGGTGAAGGCCTCACCTGTGCCGTGTAGTCATAGAGCGCCCGGTAGTCCTGGGCTGATGCGGCAAGGGCTCCCTGCGTTGCCTGCACGTCGATGGCTGCATAGACCAACTCGTTCCGATCAGGAGTGGGACCCAGATTCTCTGTGGAAGCTGGGAGCAGGATGAGGCTCAGATTAGCCCCTCTCGGAGGACGGCGGTCCCTGGAGACATCCTACCCTCATCCTCTTTCTTGGACCGTATACTCCTTCCTTTTGGGGTATTAGTGCTCCCTCTATGCTGTGTAGgaatcctctcctccccactgGGGTCTTAGGTGGAAGACATGTCCCCTGTCCCAGTGTCCCATCCCCCTCACTCACCAGCAGGAGGTTGAGAAGATGTTGTCTTAGGACTTCCGTGCAGCAGCCCCGAGAacctggaggaagggaggggagaggggaaacgGAGGGACTGACTGGAATTCTCAGCGCTCCAGGACCTCTACCAGCCTGTGGCCACCCCACAGACCATTGCTGGCCGGCCGTCCATTCTGAGCACCCCCTCCCATACACTGTGGTCTTCCCGGCACCCGCAGCCAGCGGGGCCCTACccccccctgctccccacccccactccatgcAGAGGAAGTCTCCCTTTCCTTGGGCTCATGGACACTAGACTGGGTCACCCACAGGGCACAGAACTAGGACTTGGCACCTGACGACAGCCAGGCCAGGGAGCTGGCCCTATAAAAGCCTGTGAATTCTCCAGATGTCTGGGCTCTGGGCCATCTTTAAGCCACCTGGAGAGTGCCACCACTGTTGCCTGACAGTTAAGACACCATCCTGCCTCACGGTAGGGCCAAAGGGACAAGGGACCCAGATGAGGTGCTTGTCCAGGAGTCCGCATAGTCACTGGCGAGTAATTGTAATGTGAGTGCTTAGTACTCGGATCCTCTTGGACCGAGGGCTCCCCGAGAGTAGTTTGATCATAGACTATCTCCGTGGAACGCCCTGCACCTGGACAGCTTACAGGAGCTGTTCAGTCATTCACGagatggggcaggggcaggggcaggtgagGCCAGCCCCGGTGTGTCTCACCTCTTTATCACACCGCAGGATGGCTGGACACTAGGGCTGCCGAGGAGTGGGGTGACCTCCCTGTCATAGTAATTCTGATACGGTACCGGAGCTGTAGAGAGCAAATGCATGTGGCCCAGAGCAGCGAGGCAGGCGGGACCATGCCTGGTCCCTCCgggtaaccctggctgtcccaggACTCTATGTAAGCCGGGTtggcctcacattcacagagatccactggctgcTGCCaagatttttgttaattttaattacgtatatgtgtgtatgtgttcatgtggaagccagaggctttggattccctggagctggagttggacagttgtgagctgcctgatgtggggaCTGGGAACTGAATGgctcctcttgaagagcagcaaatgcccttaaccactgagccatctctccatcccagaaTGGGTATTCTGGATACATGATTTTATGCAGCTGGACAGGCCCGGGATTAGTGCAGACCACTCTCCTGCGGCCCACATAAAATTCCTACCCTCCTCTCTCGCTCCTGAGAACACTGAGAACTCAGCTCTCTTCCTTCTAAACCTTTAGGGAAATAAGCTAAGAGCTTAGCACCAGAATGTGCTGTCCCCCAGCCTGTGTGTGGCCTACCTCTACCCAATAGGGAAGTGTGAGCCACCCCAGCCTGAGCTTGGCATCCAAGGCTCCAGAAAGCTGCCCTCAGGCTGGGTCTTACCCGGGGGCTCTCTGCCGGTGCTCTTGGACTGGATGAAGCCATTGATGTCGCCGTCCACATTACAGCCTTCAAGTGTCAACCGTACTTCTTCATAgagctgggggcagggagtgaACAAAGGTGTCCAGGCTTCCCCCCAATATCTGCCCTTGCCATAATCACCTTGATAATCTAACCTTGCTATAGACAGTCCTGCCTCTGAGTGTGAACTTTCCAGCTTTGGTGCTGGCCAGGGGAACCTTGGGATGTCTGGCCTGCCAGAGGGATTACAGACCTGGCTGATGTTCAGAAGTTTCCTGAACACCTGAGCTCAGAGCCCTGACGAGAGGCCCTGGATCACTCCTTTCCTCCAAGGCCCATGGTTTAACTTGTTTTAAGATGagggaactaaaaaaaaaaaagggaagtgacATGCCAAGGTCACTCTGGGCTTTGAGTCTGTGGTTAGCTTCTGCTGCCACAAGGATCAGCTAGGGCATGGGCAAGGAGTGATCAGAGCTGCCCGGGTCCCTGGTGGAGGTGGTAGCCCCTGACCTGGGGTAGTTTACCCTGGCCAGCCCTGAGTGTTGGGGCTCTGTAAGGTGACAGAGACCCTGAGAGAGAGATATGGGGAAGGAGTGTAAGAGAACCTAGACCAGCTTCCCACGAGCCTGAAGCGAGTCTCTGCTGTGTGGGGGAGAGTAGGACACAGCCTTGAAGGGACAGGTGCCCCGAGtgcaggagcagggaggagagggcagatgCAGAGCGCACAGGAGCACCATGTTCCCGAGGCCTGGAGACCGGGCCAGAGGCCTTGTCAGCCTCGTGTGTGAACTGAAGCCTGGGGAGATGCCGCTGGCCCCAGGAGAGCTGAGCTCACCAAGTTGCCCTCCCTCACAGCACACACCTCGTCGTCCTTGACGCACTGCATGGAGAGCTGGTTGCAGTGTACCCACAGAGCGTTGCGGAGGATGGTCAGGCGGTCAAACTCCTGCAGCTGGAAGGCCTGTGGGGGAGGACGGAGGATGGTGGCGCCAGACCAGGTGGCCAGTGCAGACCACTCTGCTGCAGCCCTGGgggcccccacccctgcctttaGCTAGGGCAGCTGCAGGGAGTTGGGCTGTTAGGAATGCCTGTTTGCTGCATCTCCATCAAGTCCCCTGTCCTAGAGGGGAGGCTAGTGAGAGGCATGGGACTCTGTCCTGGTTCTCTCCATCAATAGGTCACAGGTCAAAGCTCTGTTTGGGCTCTATGAAGACTATCTCCCTGCAGTAAAGGGATCCAGGGCATAAGGCCAGATAGGAAGTATTGGGGACAGACCCTAGGCACCAGCCAAGCAGGTGACTTAGAAGTGGAATGAAGGAGTACCCCACAGATAGAGTGGGGGTGTATGGAGGAGCAGGCCACTTGCCTCACAGGTGGTCCGGTGTTCCTGCTCCCATTCGGTCCTTGCTCTCTCCAGCTGTTCAATATTTTGCCTGTACACTCGCTCTGCAAGCAGAGGGGACCCTTAGGCAGGCCTGGACCTACCCTGAAAGTTCCATGAAGGATCTCCTCTGTCCTTCACTCCTGCAGAGACCCACCCAGCACGACCTCCCCCAAGTCCTGGGAGCCCCCTCCCCAAGGGGCctggctggctgctggccaatgCACACAGCTGCCATATTGCCCTTTCCCGGGTGACTCTCCAGTTCTCCACTGTGCTGAGTGCCAACGGCCGGAGCAGAGCTCAATGTGCAGAAGTtctgctctgtctcctgtgtcCCCTCCCCTCACTTTACAGATGGtaaactgaggctcaaggaggGTGCCTCTGCAAGCTGTTGTACTACAATCCAGCAAGCTAGAGTCATGATCGGGTCATCTGGCACCTCCTGAGAGAGCAGCAGGTATTGGAGAGGTGGAGCAGAAGGATCTGCCCCTGGGATGGGAGGCCAGGGAGCAAATGCTGCCATCAGGTAAAGGATGGGAGCCAGGTCCCAGGAAGGCTGAAGGTGAGCATTTGTCACTGAGTGTGAGATACAGGGATATCACCCTGTGGATCCCAGGCCCTGAAACCCAATGACTTTGATTCAGTGCTAACCACCACTCAGTGGCTGCgtgacatttttgtttctgtaggttAAGAACAAACAGTCGTCATGACTGCAGGCAATAGCTGAGGAAGAAACATGCAGAGTGATGAGGAATAGTCTCTGTACTCTGGAGTGGCGCATGGGGGACACAGGCATGTATGTGGGAGAGCACCAGCTGAGGGAAGAGGAGTGGCCAGGGCCTCGTACCTGCCTCTGTGGCGGACTCTTTGCACTGCTTGGCTTTATTCTGGCTCTGAGGAAAAAGCAGAGTGGCATTGAGTCCCAGCCCAGGAATCCTGGCTCTGAAGCTACACAGAGGTGATGGGCACCCTCCCTGGCAAATCCAGGGACATCAAGGTGTGGGTGTGTAAATTCTACCATTCACCAGCAGCCTTGCTGCAGAGGGGACCAGGCTGGTTCCACGAaagggaaataaaagcagaaacccacagccaccaGGAAACATAAGAAATGCAAATGTTGAGACCCTTGTGGCCTTCGATGCATTGCTGCTCAGAACCTGGGCTCCAGCCAACCTGGATTCAACTCATCCACAATCCCCTGCTCTGTCTGGGCTCAGCTTTCTGGGCTGTGCAACAGGTGTTAAGGGCCCTGATAACTCACCCACTCCTACCCTGTCTGGAGGTTGCCTGTGCTTAAGAATGGTTCTTGAGGATACCCATCGCACAGAGTGGACACAGAATTGGAAAGGGGTAAGCTGCTAGCATGTCCCAGATGCAaatccagcccagggatggcagccCTTCCCTGCCTACCAACTCTGCCCTGCTCTGGGTGCCAGGACATCCATCATCTCCACCCCCAGTACCCTACATACCTTCTCTACTTGCTTCTGGTGGCCATTGGCACTCACGCGCTCAAAGGCCTGTTCAGCATCATCTGCATCCCGGCACTTCTGGTCATATACCTTCTTCGACTGAAGGGGCAGAGAGGTGTATCTGTGGGGCTGCATGCCCTACTTGGGGCCCCAGGATGATGCTCCCTAAGCCCGGACTCCCTCTCTTTGGGGGGCTTTGGTGGAATAGGCATCCCTCCCATGGAGACTTTGGGCCCTGTCTTCTGGGTCCTTACACCTGCCCTCTCAGATGTCCAAAGTCTGAGGCAAGCCTTGTCCCAGAGCCCTCCTGTTTACCTCCATGGTCTTCTTGTAGAGTGACAGCTTGCTCTTCTGGACACGGTCCATGACAGCCTCATACTGCAGGAGACATGAGGCCCTGAGCTGGGGGCTCTGGTCTCAAGGTGCTCCCCTAGGCCAAGAGGATGGGTTGTCCTTGTCCCTGGGACATAACACCTCTACATCATGTTCGTGTGTGTCAGTGTTCAGTCTCCCCGAGTTATCGTCTTCAAAacaatacctttaatcccagcgtttgggaggcggagccaagagcagctctaggagtgtgaggccagtctggtttatataGCCAGCTTCAGACCAGCCAaggttatacagtgagaccctgtctccaacaagcaAGGACACAATACCTACCTCCACAGAATGACAGAGAAACTTAGGCTGTGGGTATGCCTGCTGCTTCCTTACCGTGGACCTCAGCCTGCCTTGGTCACAGCCAGAGAGAGCATCCTCACTTACACATCCATGAGACCCGGGTCTTTCATTCACCAGCCGCCACTTGCTCACACTGAGTGGACACTGGCATACACATGCGTACCCAgtccatccccagcccccacctcccaacCGCTCACACTGCACACCCACGGGCCACTCGTGCATACACAACACACTCTGGTATCCACCCATTCATGACCCTAGGCTGAACatccatgtatgcatgcacactcataGCCACACCATAGGCACAGCACAACACCCACCCTGGGCTGCTTAGATGGAGCTGAACAGCCAGGACCGGCTGAGAGTCAGGAGGATTATAAGTAAAATGCCCTGGCTAATAGGATTGGAGCCAGTCTGGCCCCTGGGGAGGCTCTGACCAGCCACCGGGTTACAGAAGCAACAGCAGTCACAGGAACCCGCCTGTGCACCTGGCCAGCCAAGGCCACCATGTGTCCCCCTCTTCACAGAGGGTGTATTTAGACCCAGTCGGGCTCACCACATGACCGCGCTGGTGGCAGGGCCTGACCCCTCTGGGTCACAAAGCTCACAGCAGCCCAACCAGGTCTCTCCTGTCACTGCAGGTTTTCCAGATGCTGTGACAAGCCTCTGATCAAAGGGGTCAGGTCACCTGTTCAAACACTCAAGTCCAGGGAGTTTCTGGAGATAGCTCTGGGGACTCATCTGCTCAGGAGAGCCTGTTTAGATTCCTGGAAGACTCAGGCTGTCCGGATGGGCAGACAGGGTGTGGTAGTTTGATGTAATCGGGCCCCATCATATCTCACAGGGAGCAGCACtgttaggtgtggctttgttggagtgggtatgggctggttgtgtgtcagtgtgggggtaggggtggactttgaagtttcctatgctcaagatactgcccagtgtctcagtcaacttcctgcagCCTATTTATCAAGGTACCAACCAGCACCACATCCgtctgcacgctgccatgctccccaccatgatgatggactgaacctcagaaactATAAGTGAatcatcccaattaaatgttttctttataagagttgccatggtcacgatgtctcttcacagcaatagaaaccctaagacacagggTATACAATCCACTAAGTTTCTACCTTAGAGCCTTGTTTGTGAGGGGTCAAGTTCCCAGGGCAAAAGATCTCGTCAGAGTATCTCGTACAAGAGAGAAACTAAGGCACAGGAagggcctttcctggatctccagGTGCTGCCTGGGCCCCAGCTCTGAAATACAGCCTCTGCCCTCCAGAGGCTGGGGGTCCAGGGGGCAAGGTGCTCAGCCAATCAGAGCCACAGGCTTGGGAGAGGCGTTCCCTACCTCCCCAGGCCCGCGCTTACACACGCACTGCCCGTGATGAGATGCTCACTGGCTTTCAGTGTAACCACCCCATGGGGGCCGCCGTGCCCTGCACCTTAACCAGAAGCGCCTTCAGACGAACTGAGCCTGAAGCCTGGGCTGCGCCCCTGGAACTGTGTCTTCCCCCGACCTGTTGAGCAGCCCTGGTCCCCAAGTCTGCCTGTTTTCAGAACCTGCAGCACTAATCCTTGTGTTCAGGACCAGCTTCCAGGGGCCACTCAACTCAGGTGGGCTCCTCTGGACACCTGACGCTGTCG encodes:
- the Pstpip1 gene encoding proline-serine-threonine phosphatase-interacting protein 1 isoform X1, which produces MMAQLQFRDAFWCRDFTAHTGYEVLLQRLLDGRKMCKDVEELLRQRAQAEERYGKELVQIARKAGGHTEINSLRTSFDSLKQQTENVGSAHIQLALALREELRSLEEFRERQKEQRKKYEAVMDRVQKSKLSLYKKTMESKKVYDQKCRDADDAEQAFERVSANGHQKQVEKSQNKAKQCKESATEAERVYRQNIEQLERARTEWEQEHRTTCEAFQLQEFDRLTILRNALWVHCNQLSMQCVKDDELYEEVRLTLEGCNVDGDINGFIQSKSTGREPPAPVPYQNYYDREVTPLLGSPSVQPSCGVIKRFSGLLHGSPKTTSSQPPAASTENLGPTPDRNELVYAAIDVQATQGALAASAQDYRALYDYTAQNSDELDISAGDILVVISEGEDGWWTVERNGQRGFVPGSYLEKL
- the Pstpip1 gene encoding proline-serine-threonine phosphatase-interacting protein 1 isoform X2, with product MSSSMAHVSLCRDFTAHTGYEVLLQRLLDGRKMCKDVEELLRQRAQAEERYGKELVQIARKAGGHTEINSLRTSFDSLKQQTENVGSAHIQLALALREELRSLEEFRERQKEQRKKYEAVMDRVQKSKLSLYKKTMESKKVYDQKCRDADDAEQAFERVSANGHQKQVEKSQNKAKQCKESATEAERVYRQNIEQLERARTEWEQEHRTTCEAFQLQEFDRLTILRNALWVHCNQLSMQCVKDDELYEEVRLTLEGCNVDGDINGFIQSKSTGREPPAPVPYQNYYDREVTPLLGSPSVQPSCGVIKRFSGLLHGSPKTTSSQPPAASTENLGPTPDRNELVYAAIDVQATQGALAASAQDYRALYDYTAQNSDELDISAGDILVVISEGEDGWWTVERNGQRGFVPGSYLEKL
- the Pstpip1 gene encoding proline-serine-threonine phosphatase-interacting protein 1 isoform X3 encodes the protein MSSSMAHCRDFTAHTGYEVLLQRLLDGRKMCKDVEELLRQRAQAEERYGKELVQIARKAGGHTEINSLRTSFDSLKQQTENVGSAHIQLALALREELRSLEEFRERQKEQRKKYEAVMDRVQKSKLSLYKKTMESKKVYDQKCRDADDAEQAFERVSANGHQKQVEKSQNKAKQCKESATEAERVYRQNIEQLERARTEWEQEHRTTCEAFQLQEFDRLTILRNALWVHCNQLSMQCVKDDELYEEVRLTLEGCNVDGDINGFIQSKSTGREPPAPVPYQNYYDREVTPLLGSPSVQPSCGVIKRFSGLLHGSPKTTSSQPPAASTENLGPTPDRNELVYAAIDVQATQGALAASAQDYRALYDYTAQNSDELDISAGDILVVISEGEDGWWTVERNGQRGFVPGSYLEKL
- the Pstpip1 gene encoding proline-serine-threonine phosphatase-interacting protein 1 isoform X4 produces the protein MLSGDFTAHTGYEVLLQRLLDGRKMCKDVEELLRQRAQAEERYGKELVQIARKAGGHTEINSLRTSFDSLKQQTENVGSAHIQLALALREELRSLEEFRERQKEQRKKYEAVMDRVQKSKLSLYKKTMESKKVYDQKCRDADDAEQAFERVSANGHQKQVEKSQNKAKQCKESATEAERVYRQNIEQLERARTEWEQEHRTTCEAFQLQEFDRLTILRNALWVHCNQLSMQCVKDDELYEEVRLTLEGCNVDGDINGFIQSKSTGREPPAPVPYQNYYDREVTPLLGSPSVQPSCGVIKRFSGLLHGSPKTTSSQPPAASTENLGPTPDRNELVYAAIDVQATQGALAASAQDYRALYDYTAQNSDELDISAGDILVVISEGEDGWWTVERNGQRGFVPGSYLEKL